Part of the Kamptonema formosum PCC 6407 genome, GTGGCTACAACTACAGATACCGAAACGTTTGCTGGTAAACTTAGAGGAGTTGGGTATTGTGTTTTTTCTGCTGGTTTGTAGTAGCTTCTCAAATAGGCGATCGCTTCTGCCGCACGAAATTGGTCGCTGATATTGCGAGTTGGATTGAGTAATTTGAGTCCAAATTTTTCACTTAATAGTTGTCGCAAATAAGTTGCGCTAATTGGTTCGTAATAGTTGGGGATGTCAAAATGTGCGATCGCCGATCCCTTCCAAGTCACAAACAGCCGCACTGAGCTATAATCTGTCACATCAGTGAGGGGATTTGTCACAGATTCCGTCAGTTCTAGGGTTCGGACTGCCCTTCCCCCTGGATATTGAGGTTTCTGTGTCAATGCTTGATTTTCCAGCGGTTCTAGGGGAGGTAAAGGGCCAAAAGTAGCTTCAATTTCAGCGGCAATTTTGCGTGCTTTTTGATAAGTTGTCAAACCTATTGCAGAACCCCATAGTTCAGCTAAAACTAGATCGTGAGGTAATTTAGTAGCCTTCATTAATAACAGAAACAAACTGCGTAAATGCCACCACCTTAGTAGCCAAAATGTTACTTTCAACAAAGATAAACCTTCGTCTGGATAGGCAATAGCTTCGCGCAGAAAAAACGCAAAACAACCGCCATTATTTTTAAGTTGTAATTTCAACTTTTTATATTCTCGTCTGTGGCGATGTTTGACTAAGGCATTGGGTTCATAAATTAACAGATATCCTTCTTTCAGCGTGCGGAAAAATATTTCTAAATCCTCGCCACCATTAGTTATCGTCCCTACACCTAATGCCGGATCGAAATAGCCAATTTGGGCAAACAGCGATCGCCGAAATGCCATATTTGCGCCTGTACCGACTATCCAAGGAGTTGAGATAAACGACCAGGGTAACTTTTGGCCGCGACTAATTTGATATCTTTTTGTCTCGAAACCCCGACCAAAACCACCATTTTTTTCAAATAGAACTTGGGCTTCAGTTTCCAGTTCATAAGAGACGACTAAACCAGTAACAGCCATTACTTGCGGTTCTTCAGCAAAGACTTGGGCTAGGGATTTTACCCAACCCGAATCGACAATTACATCATCATCCGTGTATGCAATAATTTCACCTTTCGCTTCAATAATTGCTCGGTTTCTTGCCCACCCTAAGCCCGGTCTTGGTTCTATAACATAGCGTACTTGGGAATATTTATTTTTTATGAGTTGCTTGGTAGCATCTGATGTAGGGGCGTTGTCTATTACTAATAAATCGAGGTAGGGATAATTGAGATTGACTAGACTATTAAGACATAATTCTAAATCGGCGGTGCGATTGCGGGTACAAACTGCGACTGTAACTAAAGGCCAATCTACCCTCCACTTGAGAGGAGGTAAATCTAATAAATCCTCAAATTTCCATCCTGTCGGGGGGGGTGTCTTAAAGAGTCCTTTCTCTAAAAGATGAATAATAATTTTTTGATGGTACTGTTCTAGAATAAGTTTGCTGATAGTGTTAGCGCTGACTTGTCCTGCTGTCACGGGCGCACTGACATACCCGATTGGTCTACCATGTAGACGTACCAATGCTTGCAATCCCATAAACCCGTCCAAATTCTCAATAGTAACGAGGGGATGGCTCAACTCAATGTCTATTACCTTGATTGGATAAAGCACGTAGCTGATACTCCTGGGATAGAGGCTTGCAATTTGATTATATAGCAGTTTTCAATTGGGTAGCTACTACCAACATAAGCGATTTCACATTTAAGTTGCTTCTTAAGCGCAGCAAAAAAGTAACGTGACAACGGAGTACTGGCAAAGTCAATGTCATGGGAGCTGTGAGATTTTATAACCGCAAAAAAATTGTTAGATGGATCTTAAACTTTTTCTACAAATATGGACTATACCTTATAAAATCAGAACTGAAGGATATAAAGATTAATAAAAGGTTAAAAGTTTAAGGAATGATTAATTAAATAAAAATAGTGCAAACTACTCGAAACAGACTTAAAATAAAGTTAAAGATAATTGTCATAGCACGTCTATTTTGTCTATAATACCTAGACCCAGCTATCCCTTATTTCAGGAATATTAAGGATAGTTTGTGAAAATAAAGCACATTTAAGTGCTTCGTTACTTACGTGCTTAGGATATCTATCCTACTCCAAGTCATATTGTCATACATCCTTAGTTTTAACTCCCATTAATTTATGCTAAACACTTCCACCAGCATCGAAAAGTTAGTTACACCCCTGCCAGAGACTTCCAGGCAAGACCTCCGGTTAGACTCAACTATTCAAGAGCTTCCGCTTTACAACTTTCAGGTTAAACCCACCGATTTAGGGATGAAAGTAGCTCAAATGTTTGAAGCTTACCCCCTCTTACCAGGAGTTATTTTGACCGACCAAAATCATTTTATCGGTATGATTTCTCGGCGGCGGTTTCTCGAATATATCAGCCGTCCTTTTGGACGAGAACTATTTTTGAAGCGACCTTTAAAGTCCTTATATCGGTTTGCTCAGACTGATACTTTAATCTTTCCTAGCGATACATTAATAGTAGATGCAGCTCGTCGTTCCTTACAGCGATCGCAAGAACTCCTTTACGAACCAATTGTAGTACAACATCCGCCTCAAGTTTACCGAATGTTGGACGTACATGAACTACTCGTCGCTCAATCTTACATTCATGAATTCGCCACTAAGTTGCTACGACAACAAACCCAAGCTCAAATGATTCAAACAGAAAAACTGGCGAGTTTAGGGCAAATGGTAGCTGGAGTAGCGCACGAAATTAGAAATCCCCTTACTTGCATTTTAGGAAATTTAGGTTTTTTGAAAAACTACTCTGAAGACCTCCTGCGGTTGCTGTCTGCTTATGATGTAGAAATTGCTAACCCCAGCCAAAAGATTGAGGAAATTAAACAAGAGATAGAATTTCAATTCTTACAAGAAGATTTGCCAGAAATCCTTCAAAGTATGAAAATAGGAGCAGATCGATTAAATGAACTTGTTACTAGCCTCCGCAGTTTTTCTCACATGGACGGGGGAAAACGTAAGGAAGCTAACATTCACGAATGTATCGACAGTACGCTTTTGATTCTGAAAAATCGACTTAAACACAGCATTAAAGTAGTTAAAAACTATGGAGTTTTACCTGCAATTAGCTGTTATTCAGGTCAGCTCAGCCAAGTTTTTATGAACTTAATTAGCAATGCAATTGACGCTCTGGAAGAAGTACAGGATGAAGGAAAAGAATCGCGAGCGATCAAAATTGAAACTGAGCTAATAGAAAGTCTTGAGGGAGACTGCGTGAATTCTGAATTAATTTTCAACCATGCCATCGCTCGGAAAGAAGAGGTAAAATCTTTATCAGTGGTCAGCAATCACCACGAATTGAGCGATGAGGAAAAGGAAGAAAATATAA contains:
- a CDS encoding glycosyltransferase family 2 protein produces the protein MLYPIKVIDIELSHPLVTIENLDGFMGLQALVRLHGRPIGYVSAPVTAGQVSANTISKLILEQYHQKIIIHLLEKGLFKTPPPTGWKFEDLLDLPPLKWRVDWPLVTVAVCTRNRTADLELCLNSLVNLNYPYLDLLVIDNAPTSDATKQLIKNKYSQVRYVIEPRPGLGWARNRAIIEAKGEIIAYTDDDVIVDSGWVKSLAQVFAEEPQVMAVTGLVVSYELETEAQVLFEKNGGFGRGFETKRYQISRGQKLPWSFISTPWIVGTGANMAFRRSLFAQIGYFDPALGVGTITNGGEDLEIFFRTLKEGYLLIYEPNALVKHRHRREYKKLKLQLKNNGGCFAFFLREAIAYPDEGLSLLKVTFWLLRWWHLRSLFLLLMKATKLPHDLVLAELWGSAIGLTTYQKARKIAAEIEATFGPLPPLEPLENQALTQKPQYPGGRAVRTLELTESVTNPLTDVTDYSSVRLFVTWKGSAIAHFDIPNYYEPISATYLRQLLSEKFGLKLLNPTRNISDQFRAAEAIAYLRSYYKPAEKTQYPTPLSLPANVSVSVVVATYSRPDDLHNCLNQLTAQKSPRKVEIIIVDNNPDSGLTPPVVAKFKNVILITEPREGLAYARNTGITASTGDIVVTTDDDVGLPPGWLEKLLVPFVRPDVMAVTSNVLPIEMETEPQWLFEQYGEGGLGRGFKPFEGMGDWFRRSWRYAVPAWKLGATANAAFRADIFSYPEIGLMDEALGAGMPSGVGEDTYLFYKIIKSGYTVAYEPQAFIWHKHRQDLPALRRQLHNYSKGIVSYQLTTLLRDGDLRSLLLLGIDLPLWHASRIKSRLKGQTDYPIYLVLHEALSHLPGPWSLWQSRLRVKREGHSQPYIPVSERAITKL
- a CDS encoding ATP-binding protein — its product is MLNTSTSIEKLVTPLPETSRQDLRLDSTIQELPLYNFQVKPTDLGMKVAQMFEAYPLLPGVILTDQNHFIGMISRRRFLEYISRPFGRELFLKRPLKSLYRFAQTDTLIFPSDTLIVDAARRSLQRSQELLYEPIVVQHPPQVYRMLDVHELLVAQSYIHEFATKLLRQQTQAQMIQTEKLASLGQMVAGVAHEIRNPLTCILGNLGFLKNYSEDLLRLLSAYDVEIANPSQKIEEIKQEIEFQFLQEDLPEILQSMKIGADRLNELVTSLRSFSHMDGGKRKEANIHECIDSTLLILKNRLKHSIKVVKNYGVLPAISCYSGQLSQVFMNLISNAIDALEEVQDEGKESRAIKIETELIESLEGDCVNSELIFNHAIARKEEVKSLSVVSNHHELSDEEKEENIKNDSWIAIRISDNGPGIPPEIQRRIFEMFFTTKPVGKGTGLGLAITHQIVTEKHKGKLNLHSTPGTGTEFEILLPLVYD